One genomic segment of Fusobacterium sp. DD2 includes these proteins:
- the lepA gene encoding translation elongation factor 4, whose product MLQKHKRNFSIIAHIDHGKSTIADRLLEFTGTVSQREMKEQLLDSMDLEREKGITIKAHAVTLYYKAKDGIEYELNLIDTPGHVDFIYEVSRSLAACEGALLVVDAAQGVEAQTLANVYLAIDNDLEIIPVINKIDLPAADPEKVKHEIEDVIGLPADDAVLCSGKTGIGIEDLLEEIVKKVPAPSYDEEAPLKALIFDSIFDDYRGVITYVKVLDGSIKKGDKIRIWSTEKDFEVLEVGVFSPDMKPKDELGTGSVGYIITGVKTIHDTRVGDTVTHTDNPCVFPLAGFKPAQSMVFAGVYPLFTDDYEDLRDALEKLQLNDASLTFTPETSLALGFGFRCGFLGLLHMEIIVERLRREYNIDLISTTPSVEYKVNMDNGTVKVIDNPCEFPEQGRGRMSVEEPFISAKIIAPKDFVGNVMELCQEKRGTFVGMDYIDDNRSLLTYELPLAEIVIDFYDKLKSRTKGYASLEYEMIGYRESDLVKVDILVSGKPVDAFSFIAHKDGAYSRGRAICEKLKEVIPRQQFEIPIQAALGAKIIARETIKAYRKNVIAKCYGGDITRKKKLLEKQKEGKKRMKSVGNVEIPQEAFVSVLKLND is encoded by the coding sequence ATGTTACAAAAGCATAAAAGAAACTTCTCTATTATTGCTCATATAGACCATGGAAAATCTACTATAGCAGATAGATTGTTGGAATTTACAGGTACAGTCTCACAAAGAGAGATGAAGGAGCAATTATTGGATTCCATGGATTTGGAGAGAGAAAAAGGAATAACTATAAAGGCTCATGCAGTTACACTTTATTATAAAGCAAAAGATGGAATAGAATATGAATTAAATCTTATTGATACTCCAGGACACGTTGACTTTATATATGAAGTATCAAGATCCCTTGCAGCATGTGAAGGGGCACTTCTAGTAGTGGACGCTGCACAGGGAGTAGAGGCACAGACACTTGCAAATGTATATCTTGCAATTGATAATGACCTTGAAATTATCCCAGTAATAAATAAAATAGATCTTCCAGCAGCAGATCCTGAAAAAGTAAAACATGAAATTGAAGATGTAATTGGACTGCCTGCAGATGATGCAGTATTATGTTCTGGAAAGACAGGAATTGGAATTGAGGATCTTCTTGAAGAGATAGTAAAGAAAGTTCCAGCACCAAGTTACGATGAAGAAGCTCCTTTAAAAGCTCTTATTTTTGACTCTATATTTGATGATTATAGAGGGGTAATAACATATGTAAAAGTGTTAGATGGAAGTATTAAAAAAGGAGATAAAATCAGAATCTGGTCGACTGAAAAAGACTTTGAAGTATTGGAAGTTGGAGTATTCTCACCTGATATGAAACCTAAAGATGAATTAGGTACTGGATCAGTTGGATATATCATTACAGGGGTTAAAACAATTCATGACACAAGAGTAGGAGATACTGTTACTCATACTGATAATCCTTGTGTATTCCCATTAGCAGGATTTAAACCAGCTCAATCAATGGTATTTGCTGGGGTATATCCATTATTTACAGATGATTATGAAGACTTAAGAGATGCACTTGAAAAACTTCAATTAAATGACGCATCACTTACATTTACACCTGAAACATCTCTTGCATTAGGATTTGGATTCAGATGTGGATTCTTAGGACTTCTTCATATGGAAATTATAGTTGAAAGACTTAGAAGAGAGTATAATATTGACCTTATTTCTACTACCCCATCAGTTGAATACAAAGTTAACATGGACAATGGAACTGTAAAAGTTATAGACAACCCATGTGAATTCCCTGAGCAAGGTAGAGGAAGAATGTCTGTAGAGGAACCATTTATCAGTGCTAAAATAATAGCACCTAAAGATTTCGTAGGAAATGTAATGGAACTTTGTCAGGAAAAAAGAGGAACATTTGTAGGAATGGATTATATTGATGATAATAGATCTCTGCTTACATATGAACTTCCACTTGCTGAAATAGTTATAGATTTCTATGATAAATTGAAATCAAGAACAAAGGGATATGCATCACTTGAATATGAAATGATAGGATATAGAGAATCAGATCTTGTTAAAGTTGATATTTTAGTTTCTGGAAAACCAGTGGATGCTTTCTCATTTATTGCACATAAAGATGGAGCATACTCAAGAGGAAGAGCTATCTGTGAAAAATTAAAAGAGGTTATCCCAAGACAGCAATTTGAAATACCTATTCAAGCGGCTCTTGGAGCTAAAATAATAGCAAGAGAAACAATTAAAGCCTACAGAAAGAACGTTATTGCAAAATGTTATGGTGGAGACATTACAAGAAAGAAAAAACTTCTTGAAAAACAAAAAGAAGGTAAGAAAAGAATGAAGAGTGTAGGAAATGTTGAAATTCCTCAAGAGGCATTCGTATCAGTATTAAAATTAAATGATTAA
- the uvrA gene encoding excinuclease ABC subunit UvrA, whose translation MLEKIVIKGAREHNLKNIDIEIPKNKFVVITGVSGSGKSSLAFDTIYSEGQRRYVESLSAYARQFIGQMTKPDVDSIEGLSPAISIEQKTTNRNPRSTVGTITEVYDYMRLLFAHIGTAHCPVCGKKVEKQSIEEIADGVLERFNDGDKMMILSPVAKDKKGTHKNLFLNLLKKGYVRARVNGEILYLEDEIDLDKNKKHNIEVVIDRLVLKKDDSEFASRFTQAVENCSELSSGKIIININGKDYHFNENYACPDHEEVSIPELTPRLFSFNAPFGACPECNGIGKKLEVDENKLILDEELSINDGGMYIPGASTRKGYSWEIFKAMAGVFKIDLDKPVKDLSKKEMDIIFYGAPGKFRFDYTGSDFKFHGYKEYEGAVKNLERRYYETFSDAQKEEIENKYMIERICKVCGGKRLRKEVLAVTVGDKNIMEICDMSIKDALAFFNALTLTPKQEHIAKEILKEIRERLTFMINVGLDYLSLGRETKTLSGGESQRIRLATQIGSGLTGVLYVLDEPSIGLHQKDNDKLLATLGRLKDLGNTLIVVEHDEDTMKQADEIIDLGPGAGEFGGEIVAYGTPQEIMKNKNSLTGQYLKGKLKIEIPENRRKWKETIKICGAKGNNLKNIGVEIPLGVMTVVTGVSGSGKSTLINHTLYPALFNKLNKGKLYPLEYKEIIGIEKLEKVINIDQSPIGRTPRSNPATYTKLFDDIRTLFAETKDAKMHGYNKGRFSFNVKGGRCEACQGAGIIKIEMNFLPDVYVECEVCKGKRYNKETLGVYYKGKNISDVLNMSVREAYDFFKNIPSLERKLKVLVDVGLDYIKLGQPATTLSGGEAQRIKLATELSKMTKGKTIYILDEPTTGLHFEDIRKLLEVLNRLVDKGNTVVIIEHNLDVIKTADHIIDIGPDGGDRGGTIVGCGTPEEIAKLKNSYTGKYIGKILKENEKRSK comes from the coding sequence ATGTTAGAAAAAATAGTAATAAAAGGTGCCAGAGAGCACAATCTAAAGAATATAGATATTGAAATACCTAAGAATAAGTTTGTAGTTATAACAGGAGTAAGTGGAAGTGGAAAGTCTTCTCTTGCTTTTGATACAATCTATTCTGAGGGTCAGAGAAGGTATGTAGAGAGCTTGTCTGCATATGCAAGACAGTTTATCGGTCAGATGACAAAACCTGATGTAGATAGTATAGAGGGGCTTTCACCAGCTATTTCTATAGAGCAGAAGACAACAAATAGAAACCCACGTTCAACTGTTGGAACTATCACTGAGGTATATGATTATATGAGGCTTTTATTTGCTCATATTGGAACAGCACACTGTCCTGTGTGTGGTAAAAAAGTTGAAAAACAAAGTATTGAAGAGATAGCAGATGGAGTCCTTGAAAGATTTAATGACGGGGATAAAATGATGATTCTATCTCCAGTTGCTAAGGATAAAAAAGGGACACATAAGAATCTCTTTTTAAATCTTCTAAAAAAAGGTTATGTAAGAGCAAGAGTAAATGGAGAGATATTATATCTTGAAGATGAGATAGATCTTGATAAAAATAAAAAGCATAATATAGAAGTGGTAATTGATAGACTTGTGTTAAAAAAGGATGACAGTGAATTTGCAAGCAGATTTACTCAGGCAGTTGAAAACTGTTCTGAACTTTCAAGTGGAAAGATTATCATAAATATAAATGGTAAAGACTATCATTTTAATGAAAACTATGCCTGTCCAGACCACGAAGAGGTAAGTATTCCAGAACTTACACCACGTTTATTCTCTTTTAATGCTCCATTTGGTGCATGTCCAGAATGTAATGGGATAGGTAAAAAACTTGAAGTTGATGAAAATAAATTGATACTGGATGAGGAGCTTTCAATTAATGATGGTGGAATGTATATACCAGGTGCTTCTACAAGGAAAGGGTATAGCTGGGAGATATTTAAGGCTATGGCTGGAGTATTTAAAATAGACCTGGATAAACCTGTGAAAGATTTGAGTAAAAAAGAGATGGATATTATTTTCTATGGAGCTCCTGGAAAATTCAGATTTGACTATACAGGAAGTGATTTTAAATTTCATGGTTATAAAGAGTATGAAGGAGCTGTAAAAAACCTTGAAAGAAGGTACTATGAGACTTTTTCTGATGCTCAAAAAGAAGAGATTGAAAATAAGTATATGATTGAAAGGATATGTAAAGTCTGTGGTGGAAAAAGACTTAGAAAAGAGGTCCTTGCAGTAACTGTGGGAGATAAAAATATTATGGAGATATGTGATATGAGCATAAAGGATGCATTGGCATTTTTTAATGCTTTGACACTTACTCCAAAACAGGAACATATTGCAAAAGAGATTTTAAAAGAGATAAGAGAAAGACTTACATTTATGATCAATGTAGGACTTGACTATCTGAGTTTAGGACGTGAGACTAAGACTCTTTCTGGAGGAGAATCACAGCGTATAAGACTTGCAACTCAGATAGGATCAGGGCTTACAGGGGTATTATATGTACTTGATGAACCAAGTATTGGACTTCATCAAAAGGATAATGACAAACTTCTTGCTACACTTGGAAGATTGAAAGACCTGGGAAATACTCTTATTGTAGTAGAACATGATGAAGATACTATGAAACAGGCTGATGAGATAATTGATTTGGGACCTGGTGCAGGAGAGTTTGGAGGAGAGATTGTAGCTTATGGTACTCCTCAGGAGATAATGAAAAATAAAAACTCTCTTACTGGGCAGTACTTAAAAGGAAAGCTGAAAATTGAGATTCCTGAAAATAGGAGAAAATGGAAAGAGACTATAAAAATATGTGGTGCTAAGGGAAACAATCTTAAAAATATAGGTGTAGAGATACCGTTAGGAGTTATGACTGTTGTTACTGGAGTAAGTGGAAGTGGCAAATCAACACTTATCAACCATACTCTTTATCCGGCACTTTTTAACAAACTTAATAAGGGAAAACTGTATCCTTTAGAATACAAAGAGATTATAGGAATTGAAAAGCTTGAAAAGGTAATAAATATAGACCAGAGTCCTATTGGTAGAACTCCTAGATCTAACCCAGCTACATATACAAAGTTATTTGATGATATAAGAACTCTATTTGCAGAGACTAAAGATGCAAAGATGCATGGTTATAATAAAGGAAGATTCTCATTTAATGTAAAAGGTGGTAGATGTGAGGCATGTCAAGGTGCTGGAATAATTAAAATAGAGATGAACTTCCTTCCAGACGTCTATGTAGAGTGTGAAGTATGTAAGGGAAAAAGATATAATAAAGAGACTTTAGGAGTATATTATAAGGGTAAAAATATATCAGATGTCTTGAATATGAGTGTAAGAGAGGCTTATGATTTCTTTAAAAATATACCATCTCTTGAGAGAAAACTTAAGGTTTTGGTAGATGTAGGACTTGATTATATAAAACTTGGTCAACCAGCAACTACACTTTCAGGAGGAGAGGCTCAGAGGATAAAACTTGCAACAGAGCTTTCTAAGATGACTAAAGGAAAGACAATATATATACTTGATGAACCTACTACAGGTCTTCATTTTGAGGACATAAGAAAGCTTTTAGAGGTGTTAAATAGACTTGTGGATAAGGGAAATACAGTAGTTATTATAGAGCACAATTTAGATGTAATAAAGACTGCAGATCACATTATAGATATAGGTCCTGATGGAGGAGATAGAGGAGGAACTATTGTTGGATGCGGTACTCCTGAAGAGATTGCAAAATTAAAGAATAGCTATACAGGAAAATATATAGGAAAAATACTAAAAGAGAATGAAAAGAGGAGTAAATAA
- the ruvA gene encoding Holliday junction branch migration protein RuvA, which yields MFEYLKGKIEYKKGDYVALDVNGIGYRINISLRVYDEVKTGDTVKFFIYNYIREDTYKLIGFLHERERKAFELLLGVKGIGMSLALSVMSTFDVDTLSTLIVNEDYKTLKRVPKLGEKKAHQVILDLKGKVKKLGGLFDQDNDIINTLAIEDELYDALESLGYSKKEIDSLVSKEELLTFKNVEEAIKAVLKKVRY from the coding sequence ATGTTTGAATATTTAAAAGGAAAGATTGAGTACAAAAAAGGAGATTATGTAGCTTTAGATGTAAATGGAATAGGATACAGAATAAATATATCTTTAAGAGTTTATGATGAAGTAAAAACTGGAGATACAGTAAAATTCTTTATCTATAACTATATAAGAGAGGATACATATAAGCTTATTGGATTTTTACATGAAAGAGAAAGAAAGGCATTTGAACTTCTCTTAGGAGTAAAAGGGATTGGTATGTCCCTTGCACTCTCTGTAATGTCTACTTTTGATGTAGATACACTGTCTACGCTTATTGTAAATGAGGACTATAAGACTTTAAAAAGAGTGCCAAAGCTAGGAGAAAAGAAGGCTCACCAAGTTATACTGGACTTAAAAGGAAAAGTTAAAAAATTAGGTGGATTATTTGATCAGGATAATGATATAATAAATACACTTGCTATAGAAGATGAGCTTTATGATGCACTTGAAAGCCTTGGATATAGCAAAAAAGAGATAGATTCTTTAGTTTCTAAAGAGGAACTTTTAACATTTAAAAATGTTGAAGAGGCTATCAAAGCTGTATTAAAAAAAGTAAGATATTAG
- a CDS encoding thioredoxin family protein translates to MEFKELFETGMSYGTFLSIGSESEVAKIREITKNLELSEEHIKALKAIDKRVNLLLSAESWCPYVRATVPVLARISQINEKIRLGIITQGRGIMFLADKLGIEEDDYVIPTLAILDADYNLINKYVGKPEKYENIGFENVSREFFKGFKADDIVEELLRKIG, encoded by the coding sequence ATGGAATTCAAAGAGTTATTTGAAACTGGAATGAGCTATGGGACTTTTTTAAGTATTGGAAGTGAAAGTGAAGTTGCTAAAATAAGAGAGATTACTAAAAATCTTGAACTGAGTGAGGAACATATAAAAGCTTTAAAAGCTATTGATAAGAGAGTAAATCTGTTATTGAGTGCTGAATCATGGTGTCCATATGTAAGAGCTACAGTTCCTGTTCTTGCAAGAATTTCTCAGATAAATGAAAAGATAAGATTGGGAATAATTACTCAGGGAAGAGGAATAATGTTTTTAGCAGATAAACTTGGAATAGAAGAGGATGATTATGTAATTCCTACTTTAGCAATATTAGATGCTGATTACAATCTTATAAATAAATATGTTGGAAAACCAGAAAAATATGAAAATATAGGATTTGAAAATGTAAGCAGAGAGTTCTTTAAAGGGTTTAAAGCTGATGATATTGTTGAGGAATTATTAAGAAAAATAGGATAG
- a CDS encoding alanine/glycine:cation symporter family protein, translating to MQFINTLNGFLWSYVLIGLLLASGIYYTVRSGFAQFRLFGNTIKLILGKAPAMRDGQTATGNQVSAFQAFCISISSHVGTGNLAGVAIAVVLGGPGALFWMWITALIGCATSLIENTLAQVYKEKEPDGSFKGGPAYYMSKALGWTTMGKIFSFIVVFTFAFAFNTVQANTIAQALEGTFNLDSSIGGIIIAILTGLVIFGGLKRIAHFSSLIVPVMAIGYVVVAILVLAMNITHIPALIVLIVKSAFGMDAVLGGAMGVAMLQGVKRGLYSNEAGMGSAPNAAATSNVSHPVKQGLMQAFGVFVDTILICSATGFIVLLLPNYANAGETGIKLTQIALSHEVGMWGNPFITVCIFLFAFSSLIGNYYYGETNLSFLLGDNKIYMAIFRILCVITVYIGCVAELSDVWDVADLSMGTMAIMNIVTIAILSPKAFLVIKDYIRQRKEGKNPVFHVKDTPTIVNTEAWDD from the coding sequence ATGCAGTTTATTAATACGTTAAATGGCTTCCTATGGTCATATGTACTAATTGGATTGTTACTAGCATCAGGAATTTACTACACAGTAAGAAGTGGTTTCGCTCAGTTCAGATTATTTGGTAATACTATTAAACTTATTTTAGGTAAGGCTCCAGCTATGAGAGATGGACAGACAGCTACTGGAAATCAGGTTTCAGCTTTCCAGGCATTCTGTATCAGTATTTCATCGCACGTTGGAACTGGTAACCTTGCAGGAGTTGCTATTGCAGTTGTTCTTGGAGGACCTGGAGCACTGTTTTGGATGTGGATTACAGCTCTGATAGGTTGTGCAACAAGTTTGATAGAAAATACTTTGGCTCAAGTTTATAAAGAAAAAGAACCAGATGGATCATTTAAAGGTGGTCCAGCATATTATATGTCAAAAGCTTTAGGTTGGACAACAATGGGTAAAATATTCTCATTCATAGTTGTATTCACTTTCGCATTTGCATTTAATACTGTTCAAGCTAATACAATAGCTCAGGCTCTTGAAGGAACATTCAACCTTGATAGTTCAATAGGTGGAATAATAATAGCTATATTAACTGGTCTTGTAATATTTGGTGGATTAAAGAGAATAGCTCATTTCTCATCACTTATAGTTCCAGTAATGGCAATTGGATATGTTGTTGTTGCAATATTAGTTCTTGCTATGAATATCACTCATATACCAGCTCTAATAGTTTTAATTGTTAAGAGCGCTTTTGGTATGGACGCTGTATTAGGTGGAGCAATGGGTGTTGCAATGCTTCAAGGGGTAAAAAGAGGACTATATTCAAACGAAGCTGGTATGGGATCTGCTCCAAACGCAGCTGCTACTTCAAATGTTTCTCACCCAGTAAAACAAGGTTTAATGCAAGCATTTGGTGTATTCGTTGATACTATATTAATATGTAGTGCTACTGGATTTATAGTTTTATTACTACCTAACTATGCTAATGCAGGTGAAACAGGAATAAAATTAACTCAAATAGCTCTATCACATGAAGTTGGAATGTGGGGAAATCCATTTATCACAGTATGTATTTTCCTATTTGCATTCAGTTCACTAATTGGTAACTACTATTACGGTGAAACAAACTTATCATTCCTTCTTGGAGATAATAAGATATACATGGCTATATTTAGAATTCTATGCGTTATAACTGTTTATATCGGTTGTGTTGCTGAATTATCAGACGTATGGGATGTTGCAGACTTAAGCATGGGTACAATGGCAATTATGAATATTGTAACTATTGCAATATTGTCGCCTAAAGCCTTCCTTGTTATAAAAGACTATATAAGACAGAGAAAAGAAGGAAAGAACCCTGTATTCCATGTAAAAGATACTCCTACTATTGTGAATACAGAAGCTTGGGACGACTAG
- the nhaC gene encoding Na+/H+ antiporter NhaC — protein sequence MKKRQVSLSCALLPVIFLVAILFYSVQIAKLEVHIPIFISAIFAGFVALVCRYATWDELEDGIVETIKMSMRAILILMIIGMVIGSWILSGIVPSMIYYGLKIINPMVFLPVAVIICSIVSISTGSSWSTASTVGIALVGIGEGLGLPRPMIAGAIISGAYFGDKLSPMSDTTTLAPAMAGATLFDHIKHMLYSTIPSYIITLIGFIILSIRHTNGGEVDTAQINSILDALSGSFNINPFLLLIPVFVIGMVVMKVPAIPGLFVGSLLGAAVAVLFQGATLKTALYSLHYGYSGSTGNAMVDELLNRGGLNSMMWTVSIILCAMTFGGIMEKSGMLGCIADQILKFANTTGKLIFATILTPIFINSVAGDQYLSIVIPGRMFKESYEKRGLAPKNLSRALEDSGTMSSPLIPWNTCGAFMMGALGVGPWVYVPYCLFNLTSPLISLFYGFTGITIEKLNPEGNKDNSNNN from the coding sequence ATGAAAAAGAGACAAGTATCCCTTTCTTGTGCTTTGTTACCAGTAATATTTCTGGTTGCAATACTTTTTTATTCTGTACAGATAGCTAAACTAGAAGTACATATACCAATTTTTATTTCAGCAATATTTGCTGGTTTTGTTGCATTAGTATGTAGATATGCAACATGGGATGAATTAGAAGACGGCATAGTAGAGACGATAAAGATGTCTATGAGGGCTATTCTTATTCTAATGATAATAGGAATGGTTATCGGTAGTTGGATTTTATCAGGAATTGTTCCTTCTATGATATACTATGGTTTAAAAATTATTAACCCAATGGTCTTTTTACCAGTTGCGGTTATAATTTGTTCTATTGTTTCAATTTCAACAGGAAGTTCGTGGAGTACTGCTTCTACAGTTGGAATTGCTCTTGTGGGAATAGGTGAAGGTTTAGGACTTCCAAGACCCATGATAGCAGGTGCTATCATTTCAGGAGCATATTTTGGAGATAAACTATCCCCAATGTCTGATACGACTACTTTAGCTCCAGCAATGGCAGGGGCAACTTTATTCGATCATATAAAACATATGCTTTATTCAACAATACCATCTTATATAATAACTTTAATTGGTTTTATAATTTTAAGTATAAGGCATACAAATGGCGGAGAGGTTGATACAGCTCAGATTAATTCTATATTAGATGCTCTTTCAGGATCATTTAATATTAATCCATTTCTTCTATTGATACCTGTATTCGTCATTGGAATGGTTGTGATGAAAGTTCCAGCTATTCCAGGACTATTTGTAGGATCACTTTTAGGAGCAGCAGTAGCAGTACTATTCCAGGGAGCTACACTAAAAACTGCCCTATATTCTCTTCACTATGGTTATAGTGGAAGTACTGGCAACGCAATGGTTGATGAACTTCTAAATAGAGGTGGACTTAACTCAATGATGTGGACAGTATCTATTATTCTTTGTGCTATGACTTTTGGTGGAATAATGGAAAAATCAGGAATGCTTGGATGTATAGCTGATCAGATACTGAAATTTGCAAATACTACAGGAAAACTTATATTTGCAACAATTTTAACTCCAATTTTTATAAACTCAGTAGCTGGAGACCAGTATCTATCAATAGTTATTCCAGGAAGAATGTTTAAAGAAAGCTATGAAAAAAGAGGACTTGCACCTAAAAATCTTTCAAGAGCATTGGAAGATTCAGGAACCATGTCATCTCCACTTATTCCATGGAACACATGCGGAGCTTTCATGATGGGGGCCTTAGGAGTGGGACCGTGGGTATATGTGCCTTACTGTCTATTCAATCTTACATCTCCTCTAATTTCACTATTTTACGGCTTCACAGGAATAACTATAGAGAAGTTAAATCCTGAAGGAAATAAAGATAACAGCAATAATAATTAA
- a CDS encoding U32 family peptidase, with translation MKKVELLAPVGNMEKFKMALHYGADAVFLGGKMFNLRAGSNNLSDEELEYAVNYAHERGKKVYVTLNVIPHNNELDLLPDYVKFLEKIGVDGVIVADLGVFQIVKENTNLSISVSTQASNTNWRSVKMWKDLGARRVVLARELTLEDIAEIRAKVPDIELEVFVHGAMCMSISGRCLLSNYMTGRDANRGDCAQSCRWKYNIVEETRPGEYMPIFEDDHGTYIFNSKDLCCIEFLDKILDLGVDSLKIEGRMKGIYYVANCVKVYRDAIDSYYSGNYKYNPKWLEELESVSHRSYTTGFYMGRPGAEGQNYNDRNSYSQSHQLVAKVEKKLSPNEYILAIRNKLFVGEKLEVVSPGISTREITLPPMTLLNKDLTKEVEQIESANPNSFVKIKLDENLEELDMLRKRI, from the coding sequence ATGAAAAAAGTAGAATTATTAGCTCCAGTTGGAAACATGGAGAAATTTAAAATGGCTCTTCATTATGGAGCAGATGCAGTATTCTTAGGAGGAAAGATGTTCAACCTTAGAGCAGGAAGCAACAATCTTTCTGATGAAGAATTAGAATATGCAGTAAATTATGCACATGAAAGAGGAAAAAAAGTATATGTTACATTAAATGTAATTCCTCACAACAATGAACTTGATTTATTGCCTGATTATGTAAAATTTTTAGAAAAAATTGGAGTAGATGGTGTTATAGTTGCTGACCTTGGAGTATTCCAAATAGTAAAAGAAAATACAAATCTTTCTATAAGTGTTAGTACACAGGCAAGTAACACTAACTGGCGTTCAGTAAAAATGTGGAAAGATCTTGGAGCAAGAAGAGTAGTTCTTGCTAGAGAACTTACACTTGAAGATATCGCTGAAATAAGAGCTAAAGTACCAGATATTGAATTGGAAGTATTTGTACATGGTGCTATGTGTATGTCTATTTCAGGAAGATGCTTACTTAGCAACTATATGACTGGAAGAGATGCTAACAGAGGAGACTGTGCTCAATCTTGCAGATGGAAATACAATATTGTAGAAGAGACAAGACCTGGAGAATATATGCCTATATTTGAAGATGACCATGGAACATATATCTTCAACTCAAAAGATCTTTGCTGTATTGAATTCTTAGATAAAATTCTTGATTTAGGTGTAGATTCTTTAAAGATTGAAGGAAGAATGAAAGGTATATACTATGTTGCAAACTGTGTAAAAGTATATAGAGATGCAATAGACAGTTATTACTCTGGAAACTATAAATATAATCCTAAATGGTTAGAAGAGCTGGAATCAGTATCTCATAGATCATACACTACTGGATTCTATATGGGAAGACCTGGAGCAGAAGGACAAAACTATAATGATAGAAACTCTTATAGTCAATCTCACCAATTGGTTGCAAAAGTTGAGAAGAAACTTTCACCAAATGAGTATATACTTGCTATTAGAAACAAGCTATTTGTTGGAGAAAAATTGGAAGTTGTAAGCCCTGGAATAAGCACAAGAGAGATTACTCTTCCACCTATGACATTGCTTAATAAAGATCTTACAAAAGAGGTAGAACAGATAGAATCAGCAAATCCAAACTCATTTGTTAAAATAAAACTTGATGAAAATCTTGAAGAGTTGGATATGCTAAGAAAAAGAATTTAA